The following are encoded in a window of Methanococcoides sp. LMO-2 genomic DNA:
- a CDS encoding S-layer protein domain-containing protein → MNIINTKRSKKNISFWISTLLIFALLLPTIGHAGAVDLRGEIFEAGADELSWDATNWNFMFADPNDYTSWTERLYYEDSEDGSNGPLGVGNHTIDAGELIYSAKPYDVLFGLTLNEGIVVGETGMYSGFPFQQGYYVAVNSDATTIAPVLFEYYWPEDVTTLAVGETFDLGAGYSIVCNQIDVEGNKVWLSLFKDGDELESEIIDTRTENGSLFVARDDFGGQEDAIYFTTYVDALFQGTSDSFVKLQYTWLIDKDDVRTITTEETFGVFECTKAEADEIVFENSNAISLKMDGVTYLTDDMYLYTSVDNGYAGPTGGFNIFPAITMSSPGFYEMRGEIFEAGADELSWDATNWNFMFADPNDYTSWTERLYYEDSEDGSNGPLGVGNHTIDAGELIYSAKPYDVLFGLTLNEGIVVGETGMYSGFPFQQGYYVAVNSDATTIAPVLFEYYWPEDVTTLAVGETFDLGAGYSIVCNQIDVEGNKVWLSLFKDGDELESEIIDTRTDNGSLFVARDDFGGQENAIYFTTYVDALFQGTSDSFVKLQYTWLIDKDDVRTITTEETFGVFECTKAEADEIVFENSNAISLKMDGATYLTDDMYLYTSVDNGYAGPTGGFNIYPALGVSIETEDTEFIEEEVTTYEELDNSTASMNETSEDVIEIDESDSHEDSNSSTMASTTEDAPGFGIVLSILGLCMAIGYSRRR, encoded by the coding sequence ATGAATATAATAAATACAAAACGAAGTAAGAAAAACATATCATTCTGGATAAGTACTCTACTGATATTCGCACTCTTGCTTCCAACTATCGGCCATGCAGGAGCAGTTGATCTTAGGGGTGAGATTTTTGAAGCAGGTGCTGATGAACTTTCATGGGATGCCACTAACTGGAATTTCATGTTTGCAGACCCTAATGATTATACCTCCTGGACTGAGAGACTCTACTATGAGGATTCCGAAGATGGATCTAACGGTCCACTTGGTGTTGGAAACCATACTATCGATGCAGGAGAACTTATCTACTCCGCAAAACCATACGATGTATTATTCGGACTTACCTTGAATGAAGGGATTGTAGTCGGAGAGACTGGCATGTATTCTGGCTTCCCGTTCCAGCAGGGATATTATGTTGCAGTCAATTCAGATGCAACCACAATTGCACCTGTATTATTCGAATACTATTGGCCTGAGGATGTTACCACTCTTGCAGTCGGAGAAACATTTGACCTTGGAGCAGGTTACAGCATCGTGTGCAACCAGATCGATGTGGAAGGTAACAAAGTATGGCTTTCCCTTTTCAAAGATGGTGACGAGCTCGAGTCGGAGATCATTGATACAAGAACTGAAAACGGAAGTCTTTTTGTTGCAAGGGACGACTTCGGTGGTCAGGAGGATGCAATCTACTTCACAACCTATGTTGATGCACTTTTCCAGGGTACTTCTGATAGCTTTGTAAAATTGCAATACACATGGCTGATCGACAAGGATGACGTAAGGACCATAACAACCGAAGAGACTTTCGGGGTATTTGAATGTACAAAGGCAGAAGCAGATGAGATCGTTTTCGAGAATTCAAATGCAATTTCATTGAAAATGGATGGTGTCACATACCTGACAGATGATATGTACCTGTATACATCCGTTGATAATGGTTATGCTGGTCCAACTGGTGGATTCAACATATTCCCTGCAATTACAATGAGTTCACCTGGTTTTTATGAAATGAGGGGTGAGATTTTTGAAGCAGGTGCTGATGAACTTTCATGGGATGCCACTAACTGGAATTTCATGTTTGCAGACCCTAATGATTATACCTCCTGGACTGAGAGACTCTACTATGAGGATTCCGAAGATGGATCTAACGGTCCACTTGGTGTTGGAAACCATACTATCGATGCAGGAGAACTTATCTACTCCGCAAAACCATACGATGTATTATTCGGACTTACCTTGAATGAAGGGATTGTAGTCGGAGAGACTGGCATGTATTCTGGCTTCCCGTTCCAGCAGGGATATTATGTTGCAGTCAATTCAGATGCAACCACAATTGCACCTGTATTATTCGAATACTATTGGCCTGAGGATGTTACCACTCTTGCAGTCGGAGAAACATTTGACCTTGGAGCAGGTTACAGCATCGTGTGCAACCAGATCGATGTGGAAGGTAACAAAGTATGGCTTTCCCTTTTCAAAGATGGTGACGAGCTCGAGTCGGAGATCATTGATACAAGAACTGATAACGGAAGTCTCTTTGTTGCAAGGGACGACTTCGGTGGTCAGGAGAATGCAATCTACTTCACAACCTATGTTGATGCACTTTTCCAGGGTACATCTGACAGCTTTGTAAAATTGCAATACACATGGCTGATCGACAAGGATGACGTAAGGACCATAACAACCGAAGAGACTTTTGGAGTATTTGAATGTACAAAGGCAGAAGCAGATGAGATCGTTTTCGAGAATTCAAATGCAATTTCATTGAAAATGGATGGTGCCACATACCTGACAGATGATATGTACCTGTATACATCCGTTGATAATGGTTATGCTGGTCCAACTGGTGGATTCAACATATATCCTGCTTTGGGAGTGTCAATTGAAACTGAGGACACAGAGTTTATCGAAGAGGAAGTGACCACTTACGAAGAACTGGATAATAGCACCGCGTCTATGAACGAAACATCAGAAGACGTGATTGAAATAGATGAATCTGATTCTCATGAAGATTCCAATTCCAGTACCATGGCCTCAACCACTGAAGATGCCCCTGGCTTTGGAATTGTATTGAGCATACTTGGTCTTTGCATGGCAATTGGATATTCAAGAAGACGATAA
- a CDS encoding class I SAM-dependent methyltransferase family protein, which translates to MKQPCIAIPKKKGEPARKFLMELDILDKSLKIFSEGDELYLPLERELTPDELDELPEEARQVDHDFESHEKILKLEDILGFTPGYEIVGDIALIEADEVEAEKIAYALLKVHKNVQTVLGAVSAVEGEFRTRRFKVLAGEERTETVHKDHGFKYKVDLERAYFTPRLSTERQRIVSQVGEDDVVLDMFAGVGPYSIPIARKCKRVIAMDKNPDAIHFLKENVKLNSIENIELIEGDANEIARNFEGIADHVIMNLPHSADAFLDAAIYVTAPKGIIHYYGMTHEDDLYESSIGLIEAAAKRANRTIEVVECRTVRSYAPHQYNVCIEVRIK; encoded by the coding sequence TTGAAGCAGCCCTGTATTGCTATTCCTAAAAAGAAAGGTGAACCTGCCAGAAAGTTCCTTATGGAACTTGATATCCTTGACAAGTCCCTGAAGATATTCAGTGAAGGCGATGAGCTTTATCTTCCTCTTGAAAGGGAGTTGACACCAGATGAGCTCGATGAGCTTCCTGAAGAAGCAAGGCAGGTGGATCATGATTTTGAATCTCATGAAAAGATCCTCAAGCTCGAGGACATCCTTGGTTTCACTCCTGGCTACGAGATCGTAGGTGATATTGCACTGATAGAAGCCGACGAGGTCGAAGCAGAAAAGATCGCATATGCACTCCTGAAGGTGCACAAGAATGTGCAGACCGTGCTTGGTGCAGTGTCAGCAGTAGAGGGTGAGTTCCGAACCCGCAGATTCAAGGTGCTTGCAGGGGAAGAGAGGACGGAAACGGTTCACAAGGATCATGGTTTTAAATACAAAGTGGACCTCGAACGTGCATATTTCACACCACGCCTTTCCACAGAGAGACAGAGAATTGTTTCACAGGTAGGGGAAGATGATGTTGTCCTTGACATGTTCGCAGGCGTGGGTCCGTACAGTATCCCTATTGCCAGGAAATGTAAAAGGGTCATTGCCATGGACAAGAATCCCGATGCTATCCATTTCCTGAAAGAAAATGTGAAGCTCAATTCTATCGAGAACATCGAGTTAATCGAAGGGGATGCGAACGAGATTGCCCGCAACTTCGAGGGCATTGCAGATCATGTTATCATGAATCTCCCCCACAGTGCCGATGCATTCCTTGACGCTGCTATCTATGTGACAGCTCCGAAGGGTATCATTCACTACTATGGAATGACCCATGAAGATGACCTGTATGAGAGTTCTATAGGTCTGATAGAAGCAGCAGCAAAGAGGGCTAATCGTACAATTGAAGTGGTGGAATGCAGGACGGTTCGCTCGTATGCACCGCATCAGTATAATGTCTGTATCGAGGTCCGGATAAAATGA
- a CDS encoding LysE family transporter produces the protein MLELFEMLFIGFIVGLTGALVPGPMLFVTIDGTLKKGWTAGPEVFLGHAIIETAVLVLILLGMNTLVGEREMSFISVAGGIVLIIFGIMTIRGAKASAEELHGQDKVISNSLIAGIVTSASNPYFWLWWLAAGSALVLESMKLGMVAVAFFIVGHWLADLGWFTAVSLSFSRGRGMFSPKTYRHILVSCGLFLILFGGWFAIG, from the coding sequence ATGTTAGAACTGTTCGAGATGTTGTTCATTGGTTTCATAGTAGGCCTCACCGGTGCTCTTGTACCTGGCCCCATGTTATTCGTGACCATTGACGGCACACTGAAGAAAGGCTGGACAGCAGGACCCGAAGTGTTCCTGGGCCATGCTATCATCGAAACCGCCGTGCTTGTGCTGATACTTTTAGGTATGAACACACTTGTGGGCGAACGCGAGATGTCCTTCATCTCGGTAGCCGGCGGTATAGTCCTGATCATTTTCGGGATCATGACGATACGAGGGGCAAAAGCTTCAGCCGAAGAACTTCACGGACAGGACAAAGTAATCTCCAATTCACTGATCGCAGGCATAGTTACCTCTGCTTCAAATCCATATTTCTGGCTCTGGTGGCTGGCAGCCGGAAGTGCCCTTGTACTTGAGAGCATGAAACTTGGAATGGTCGCAGTGGCATTCTTCATAGTCGGACACTGGCTTGCAGATCTTGGCTGGTTCACTGCCGTATCGCTATCCTTCAGCCGTGGCAGGGGAATGTTCTCCCCGAAGACCTACAGGCATATTCTTGTATCATGCGGACTATTCCTGATATTATTCGGCGGATGGTTTGCGATCGGATGA
- a CDS encoding transcription initiation factor IIB has translation MVEVERVRYSDTSEREKIRAMIKARKEKEKTAEVENKVIECPECGSRNLEQDYERAELVCADCGLVVDAEFVDEGPEWRAFDHDQRMKRSRVGAPMTYTIHDKGLSTMIDWRNRDSYGKSISSKNRAQLYRLRKWQRRIRVSNATERNLAFALSELDRMASALGLPRTVRETAAVVYRKAVDKNLIRGRSIEGVAAAALYAACRQCSVPRTLDEIGEVSRVSRKEIGRTYRFISRELALKLMPTSPIDYVPRFCSGLNLKGEVQSRGVEILRQASEKELTSGRGPTGVAAAAIYIASILCGERRTQREVADVAGVTEVTIRNRYKELAEELDIEIIL, from the coding sequence ATGGTGGAAGTTGAAAGAGTAAGATATTCTGATACTTCAGAGAGAGAGAAAATACGTGCAATGATCAAGGCACGTAAAGAGAAGGAAAAGACCGCTGAAGTCGAGAACAAGGTTATTGAGTGTCCGGAGTGTGGAAGCCGTAATCTTGAACAGGACTATGAGCGTGCCGAACTGGTATGTGCAGATTGTGGTCTTGTAGTAGATGCTGAATTCGTTGATGAAGGTCCGGAATGGCGTGCTTTTGACCATGACCAGCGTATGAAACGTTCTCGTGTTGGTGCACCAATGACATACACCATACACGACAAAGGTCTGTCTACCATGATCGACTGGAGGAACCGTGATTCCTATGGTAAGTCAATCTCCTCCAAGAATCGTGCCCAGTTATACAGGTTGAGAAAGTGGCAGCGTCGTATACGCGTAAGCAATGCTACTGAAAGGAACCTTGCATTCGCTTTATCAGAACTTGACCGTATGGCATCTGCATTAGGTCTTCCACGTACCGTACGTGAGACCGCTGCAGTGGTCTACAGGAAAGCAGTTGACAAGAACCTCATCCGTGGAAGGAGTATTGAAGGTGTGGCAGCAGCAGCACTTTATGCAGCATGTCGCCAGTGCAGTGTTCCAAGGACCCTGGATGAGATCGGAGAAGTTTCAAGGGTAAGCAGGAAAGAGATCGGAAGAACATACCGTTTCATTTCCCGTGAGCTTGCACTCAAGCTTATGCCAACATCCCCAATTGACTACGTCCCAAGGTTCTGCTCAGGCCTGAACCTCAAGGGAGAGGTACAGTCCAGAGGTGTTGAGATCCTCCGTCAGGCATCTGAAAAGGAACTCACAAGTGGCCGTGGACCAACCGGTGTGGCAGCAGCTGCGATCTATATTGCATCCATTCTCTGCGGTGAGCGCAGGACACAGCGTGAGGTCGCTGATGTTGCAGGTGTGACCGAGGTCACCATCCGTAACAGGTACAAAGAGCTCGCTGAAGAACTGGACATAGAGATCATTCTCTGA
- a CDS encoding H/ACA ribonucleoprotein complex subunit GAR1 produces the protein MKRLGTVVQVVAQQGLLVRGDNIKPDTSLRDLPRINSVVVDKSVKRIGKVNGVIGPVKSPYITIKVFGDVSGPELKKYLNEKVYVK, from the coding sequence ATGAAAAGGCTTGGGACGGTAGTGCAGGTAGTAGCACAACAGGGTTTGCTTGTTAGAGGGGACAACATTAAACCAGATACATCTTTGAGGGATCTTCCTCGTATAAACTCGGTGGTTGTTGACAAATCCGTCAAGCGAATTGGAAAGGTGAATGGTGTGATCGGTCCTGTAAAGTCTCCTTATATTACTATTAAGGTCTTTGGAGACGTTTCTGGTCCTGAACTGAAGAAATACCTCAATGAGAAGGTATACGTCAAATAA
- the ppdK gene encoding pyruvate, phosphate dikinase, which produces MADNKFVYLFGNNETEGKNSMKDLLGGKGANLAEMSNLGIPVPVGFTITTEVCTLYLKDDKYPSGLEEQIDNAIKELENTTGKLFGDLNNPLLVSVRSGARVSMPGMMDTVLNLGLNDNSVVGLAKKTGNDRFAYDSYRRFLTMFADVVLGIEHEKFESTLTAKKKEKGVKQDTDLDVDDLKDLVEKFKGIIKEETGKDFPQEAREQLQMAIDAVFGSWNNQRAITYRRLNGIPGKWGTAVNVQSMVYGNMGESSGTGVAFTRDPATGEKRFFGEYLINAQGEDVVAGIRTPQPIETLKNNMPEVYDQLVDIYMKLEDHFRDMQDIEFTIEKGKLFMLQTRTGKRTAAAAIKIATDMVAEGLIDKETALTRVEPAQVDRLLHPNIDPNATPDVIASGLPASPGAAVGEVVFTAEHAEEKAKNGEKTILVRAETSPEDIGGMNASEGILTVRGGMTSHAAVVARGMGKPCVAGCGEIVIDIKEKIFTIGNHTINEGDMISIDGSTGDVILGEVELTLPGVTGELEQILSWADEVRTMKVRTNADTPHDAQVARDFGAEGIGLCRTEHMFFGEDRIPAVREMIMAEEVDVRKAALEKLLPMQREDFIGIFRAMEGYPVTIRLLDPPLHEFLPNHEEAVERLTELNSNDAPQTEIDRVKKVIERIEFLKEMNPMLGHRGCRLGITYPEIYEMQAQAIIEAACVLTKEGMTIVPEIMIPLISTIDELEFVKKHVIKAVETAMEKEGIKLDYMVGTMIELPRAALTADQIAKEAEFFSFGTNDLTQTTFGFSRDDAGKFLPFYLESGILEDDPFAVLDQEGVGQLVKIGIEKGRATRPDIKIGICGEHGGEPKSVKFGHNVGLNYVSCSPFRVPIARLAAAHAVIENKQ; this is translated from the coding sequence GTGGCAGATAATAAATTTGTGTATCTTTTCGGAAACAACGAAACTGAAGGCAAAAACAGTATGAAAGACCTGCTTGGGGGTAAAGGAGCCAACCTCGCAGAAATGTCAAATCTGGGAATACCGGTTCCGGTCGGATTTACGATCACGACCGAGGTCTGTACTCTTTATCTTAAGGATGACAAATATCCTTCAGGTCTTGAAGAGCAGATCGATAACGCTATAAAGGAACTGGAAAACACCACGGGAAAGTTATTTGGAGATCTTAACAACCCATTACTTGTTTCCGTACGTTCAGGTGCCCGCGTGTCCATGCCAGGTATGATGGACACAGTGCTTAACCTGGGACTTAACGATAACTCAGTAGTAGGCCTCGCCAAAAAGACCGGCAACGACAGGTTTGCTTACGACAGCTACAGAAGATTCCTCACAATGTTCGCAGATGTTGTGCTTGGTATCGAACATGAGAAGTTCGAATCCACACTTACTGCTAAAAAGAAGGAAAAAGGCGTCAAACAGGATACTGACCTTGACGTAGATGACCTGAAGGACCTTGTTGAGAAATTCAAAGGCATCATCAAGGAAGAGACCGGAAAGGACTTCCCGCAGGAAGCAAGGGAACAGCTCCAGATGGCCATCGATGCAGTATTCGGCTCATGGAACAACCAGCGCGCTATCACATACAGACGACTGAATGGCATTCCCGGCAAATGGGGAACTGCTGTGAACGTACAGAGCATGGTCTATGGTAACATGGGAGAATCCTCCGGAACAGGAGTAGCATTTACAAGAGACCCTGCAACAGGTGAGAAGAGATTCTTCGGAGAATACCTCATCAATGCACAGGGCGAAGATGTAGTTGCAGGAATCAGGACACCTCAGCCAATTGAGACCCTGAAGAACAACATGCCTGAAGTCTACGACCAGCTCGTGGACATCTACATGAAACTGGAGGACCACTTCAGGGACATGCAGGACATCGAGTTCACCATCGAAAAAGGCAAGCTTTTCATGCTGCAGACAAGAACCGGTAAGAGAACTGCTGCTGCAGCCATCAAGATTGCTACTGACATGGTAGCAGAAGGACTGATCGATAAGGAAACAGCTCTTACAAGAGTTGAACCTGCACAGGTCGACAGACTCCTCCATCCAAACATCGATCCGAACGCAACACCGGACGTAATTGCAAGCGGTCTCCCTGCATCCCCGGGAGCTGCTGTCGGTGAAGTAGTATTCACAGCAGAACATGCTGAAGAGAAAGCAAAGAACGGCGAGAAGACAATCCTTGTACGTGCTGAGACCTCACCAGAGGACATCGGCGGTATGAATGCTTCAGAAGGTATCCTCACAGTACGTGGAGGAATGACCTCACATGCAGCTGTCGTTGCAAGAGGCATGGGCAAGCCATGTGTTGCAGGCTGCGGTGAAATTGTAATTGATATTAAAGAGAAGATCTTCACAATAGGAAACCACACCATCAATGAAGGTGATATGATCTCCATTGACGGTTCCACAGGAGATGTTATTCTCGGAGAGGTTGAGCTTACACTCCCCGGTGTTACCGGTGAACTTGAGCAGATACTCTCATGGGCCGACGAGGTAAGAACCATGAAGGTCAGGACCAATGCAGACACACCTCACGACGCCCAGGTCGCACGTGACTTCGGTGCAGAAGGAATTGGACTCTGCAGAACAGAGCACATGTTCTTTGGAGAGGACAGGATCCCTGCAGTCCGTGAGATGATCATGGCAGAAGAAGTCGATGTCAGGAAAGCAGCTCTCGAAAAACTCCTCCCAATGCAGAGAGAGGACTTTATCGGAATCTTCAGAGCAATGGAAGGTTACCCTGTGACCATCAGGTTGCTTGATCCACCACTCCACGAATTCCTGCCAAACCATGAGGAAGCAGTTGAAAGGCTTACTGAACTTAACTCCAACGACGCTCCACAGACCGAGATCGACAGGGTGAAGAAGGTCATAGAACGTATCGAGTTCCTCAAGGAAATGAACCCTATGCTTGGTCACAGAGGATGCCGTCTGGGAATCACATACCCAGAGATCTACGAGATGCAGGCACAGGCTATTATTGAAGCTGCATGCGTACTAACAAAGGAAGGCATGACCATCGTACCAGAGATCATGATCCCATTGATCAGCACAATTGATGAGCTTGAATTCGTCAAGAAGCATGTGATAAAAGCTGTGGAAACTGCCATGGAAAAGGAAGGTATCAAACTTGACTACATGGTCGGAACAATGATCGAACTCCCAAGAGCAGCACTCACAGCAGACCAGATCGCAAAGGAAGCTGAGTTCTTCTCCTTCGGTACTAACGACCTGACCCAGACAACCTTCGGTTTCAGCAGGGACGATGCAGGTAAGTTCTTACCATTCTACTTAGAAAGTGGCATACTCGAGGACGATCCATTTGCAGTGCTTGACCAGGAAGGTGTGGGCCAGCTTGTAAAGATCGGTATCGAGAAAGGACGTGCCACACGACCTGACATCAAGATAGGTATCTGCGGTGAGCATGGTGGAGAGCCAAAATCAGTTAAGTTTGGACACAACGTCGGACTCAACTATGTCAGCTGTTCACCATTCCGTGTGCCAATTGCAAGACTTGCAGCAGCACACGCTGTTATAGAGAACAAGCAGTAA
- a CDS encoding carbohydrate kinase family protein: MSDVISVVGHAAIDFLFDVEGIAGQNESYPIVDYQKFFGGGAANIVAAISILGGNSQLISAVGDDFATSGYEEHLDGLGVDLSLLFRLEGEKGTAAYVYTDPFHNQSTYFYWGASAKLKELDPPEVDFVHLATSEPNFNARIAQKAKFVSFDPGQDLITYTRENLEIILENTDVLFTNKHEIKRVCDMTESTFEDIKEKIDIVVVTYDAEGSKIFSEGAEYEIPVVPVKAVDPTGAGDAYRAGFLVSYVRGYPLDVCGKAGATVASFAVESVGCQTDLPTWDDMVARYESKFGAFPSLD; this comes from the coding sequence ATGTCTGATGTGATATCTGTAGTAGGTCACGCTGCAATAGACTTCCTGTTCGATGTGGAGGGAATTGCAGGACAGAACGAGTCATATCCGATAGTTGATTATCAGAAGTTCTTTGGAGGCGGGGCTGCGAACATCGTTGCAGCTATCTCTATCCTTGGCGGAAACTCCCAGCTGATCTCTGCAGTAGGGGATGATTTTGCAACATCGGGTTATGAAGAGCATCTTGATGGGCTGGGTGTTGATCTCTCCCTGCTTTTCAGGCTCGAGGGTGAGAAGGGAACTGCTGCATATGTTTATACGGATCCTTTCCACAATCAGTCAACTTACTTCTACTGGGGAGCATCCGCAAAGCTGAAGGAACTGGACCCTCCGGAAGTTGACTTTGTCCACCTTGCAACATCTGAGCCGAACTTCAATGCCAGGATTGCACAGAAGGCAAAGTTCGTATCTTTTGATCCCGGACAGGATCTTATAACGTACACAAGAGAGAATCTTGAAATTATCCTTGAGAACACCGATGTCCTTTTCACCAACAAGCACGAGATCAAGCGCGTCTGCGACATGACCGAGAGCACTTTTGAGGACATCAAGGAAAAGATAGACATTGTGGTCGTAACCTATGATGCCGAAGGCAGTAAGATATTCTCTGAAGGTGCTGAATACGAGATCCCGGTGGTTCCGGTAAAGGCAGTTGACCCAACCGGTGCAGGAGATGCATATCGTGCAGGTTTCCTTGTATCATATGTACGTGGATATCCGCTGGATGTCTGTGGAAAGGCAGGAGCTACGGTCGCATCATTTGCTGTTGAGTCAGTTGGTTGCCAGACAGATCTTCCTACATGGGATGATATGGTTGCCAGGTATGAAAGTAAGTTCGGCGCTTTCCCGTCTCTTGATTAG
- a CDS encoding DUF555 domain-containing protein: MTNFHVTLEAAWLVRDVQTADDAIGVAIAEAGKRLNPQLDYVEVDVGTTFCPACNEPFGSVFIAANTAIVGLVLEMKVFDAESSEHASRIAKSVIGRALRDVPLNVVDVEEFE; the protein is encoded by the coding sequence ATGACAAATTTTCATGTTACACTTGAAGCTGCCTGGTTGGTAAGAGACGTACAAACTGCAGATGATGCTATTGGAGTTGCTATTGCAGAAGCTGGAAAAAGACTGAACCCTCAACTCGATTATGTAGAGGTCGATGTGGGAACGACATTCTGCCCTGCATGCAATGAACCTTTTGGTAGCGTTTTTATTGCTGCTAATACTGCAATCGTCGGCCTTGTCCTTGAGATGAAGGTATTTGATGCAGAGAGTTCAGAGCATGCATCAAGGATCGCAAAATCCGTTATTGGCAGGGCATTACGCGATGTGCCACTTAATGTGGTGGATGTTGAAGAGTTCGAGTAA
- a CDS encoding DUF357 domain-containing protein, with protein MAADLNEKVERYERLLREALAKADLGPIKGSHMLAVAEDYKNMARSYYEDGMHFIKSEDPVNALICFSYGHAWLDAGARLGVFDVDDDVLFTI; from the coding sequence GTGGCAGCAGATCTGAACGAAAAGGTCGAAAGATACGAACGTCTGTTAAGAGAAGCACTCGCAAAGGCGGATCTAGGTCCCATTAAGGGATCACACATGCTTGCAGTGGCTGAGGACTATAAGAACATGGCACGTTCCTATTATGAGGACGGTATGCATTTCATAAAGTCCGAGGATCCGGTAAATGCGCTCATCTGTTTCAGTTATGGTCATGCCTGGCTGGATGCAGGTGCACGCCTGGGTGTCTTTGATGTTGACGATGATGTGCTGTTCACAATATGA